AGCGATGTGCAGTGCAGCAAACCAGTGAGTATTTCGCCTCTACAAAAACCTGCTTGTACAGGCTGTGAGTCACACGATAAATTTAACCctaaagtgaaaacaaagttATTGGTTCTCTAAACATCAAGCGTTACGTGTCTGACTCATTCTGACAGCAATGAGCTTGACGCTAAGCCTGTTAAAAACTCTGAAAGTGTAAACTGGATATATTAAATCCAGGTATTATCAGCAGACAAGTGTGAAGccttgcaggtgtgtgtgtttgtttgagagagagagaaagagaacaggGCATAGAAGCAGTTCCAAAGCAGGCGTTTGCACAGCTGATGGAAGCTtgtagaaataaacatttttagttACCGATGAACACGATCAGTTAAAATATTGGAGTATCTACTGGtaatatgaaaaatacttttcacATATAATACAGTGGGTGTCCTACTTATAAGCTTGTTTGGGACGCAGTTGGTTTCTTACACAAAGTTTATTAGTGGAATGTGACAGTGCTGGCGAGGGGCTCCTCCTCAAATCCGTATCCAGCAGCTGGTGAAATgcatgctggggaaaaaaatgctggatttggacaaactgactgctgTGAGCATCGTGTGTCTACATCTATAATCTTTGTGTCGGgcaatgtacttttttttactctaaaCTCTGATCCAGGAGACAAGTCTCACTCGCGCCTGTGCTTTTCGAGTCCCCTGGGTAGGTAGTGATGGCCCACTATAAATataagaaagcacaataaagatTCCAGGTGCAAGCCAAAGGGTGGGCTGCACTGTAAGTCAGGGAACTGGTATGCAAGTtctacatattaaaaaataaatacctctTAAACCTGCAAAGCTTGTAACTCAAAAGTGTGGGACCCACTGTAAGAAATCCTGCCAACTGTGATCAAAAGTTGCAGCATTTCATATATTTGCTAAACAACAGCAcctgaaaatatttacactggaaagcacagtaaaaaattcataattcaaaaaaaaaaaaaaaaaatcacagggtGCAAAAGTCTGAGACAACTTTATATTCCCATTGTATGAAAATctccatttaaaacaatataaacacaaagcacattATAAGTCCCCACAGTGCCTGTCTATTGTTACAAGGAAAGGTGCACAACTTATATAGCAACCATTCAGTACTATAAATATTCAAACACGATTATCAAAAAAGTTACTATAAAATGTTTTAGAACTAGAAATGTAACTTGAAGTTGCAGTAGAGCCTCATCACACCATGAAAGTTGCTCTCAATTACATATAAACAGCATTATAAAACAAGGCTACTCAGTTCTTGGAAAATCAAGCTGAAGATGCGCTTCCGTAAACAAACGCACCACTAATTTGAAAATGATCCCAAGCGgcagcagttttattttggACTCTAAAATTATTATCTGCTTCATTAAGTGCAATCAATTCTACGAGGCCTGGAATGATCTCGGCCAACAGCGGAGCCCACAGGAGCGAAAGTCGAGCTGGATAAAGTAACTTGACGGAGTCTGgcatgaaaaggaagaaaaaaaaattacattgcatCAAAGCTTAGACATGTGCATGCATTAATTACACTTCTTgatccatttttttaattattttattcaacATCAGTTTGCACCCtcaaataataacaattaaatgaattatataCATCTGCGATGAAAAGTCAGTCAACCTAAACTTTTCATATATTCCATATGCTTTACAGATTGTGAGGTCTTTATAGTAAAAAGCAGTTTGTACTGAAAGACAACTAAAGGTGCTGCCAACAAATTAAAAGTATTTGgaataaattcattcattttataaaagcTCACTAATGAGCCAATGCAAATCGATGATTAAGTGATAACTGAATAACTGTGCTGTTGAGTCTTTTATTCAAGCACAGAGACTGGatgttaaaaggaaaaaaaaaaaaaaaaatcagaccgCATTAACCAtagaaaactatttttttggTTGTTCACATCTTTGGTTTTTCCAGTATCTCAGCAATTACTTAACCCGCAAGACTCCACTTGCAAAAAAGCtcagcatttaaaatgaattctggATAATCACTTGGCACATTTTAAACCCACGCAGAGCGAAGCCCCCCTCGCATTACTGAAAACGCACAAAAACGGCTATTAAATGTAAACAGCCAAACGGCCGACGGCTCAAGGCTGCTGATCACTGGGTCCTGCACCGTTCCTCCTTACTTCACTTCTGGCTTTCTTGCTCATTAAACACATCTTCAAACAGGTAAAAGCACAAATTACATTtcgctgatgtttttctccaaaggaatgcAACACCAAGCTGCTTAGTcacttactcatttaaacatcctagtaatttttttctacagcaatattagggcaagtaccttggtcaagggtattaaTTGTGAACCTGTGTCCTCTAAGTCCAATGGCAgtggctctagccactacagccactttactgtgtttatcgttttgtttattaattactgtactgtcttgtgctttgtgttgtttcGTGTAGCACCATAATCCGGGAGGAACATCGTTTTGTTTCATTGTATACCGTAcaagctgtatatggttgaaatgacaataaagccactttgactttgactacACTACCGGCTGAATAAATTactcaacatttacatttttaccacTGGGGATCTgctttgaaaatttaaattttgacaatgaataaatcatatCAATAACAAATGTATTAAGGAGTCAATTCTATGAACGCTTTCCAGGCTTTATGTGGCACTTCCTTATGATCTgtttgccacaaaaaaaaaaaaaaaaaaagagaagccaAAGtataaaagaaatggaaaatatgatctgttttttcttcctaTAGCCTGCTTCTACATTCAAAGACTAGCAAATGAAGTGAAGAGTGAAACTGCCTTTTTACCCGCACAAGCAGCTGACTGCACGAGGAAGTGAGCTTGGgacaaaaggctgcaggttcaattGGAGCCCagatgttgtacccttgagcaagatatcaTGATTCGCATGCAAGTAAATGACATACTACTCCACGTTTTTGAAGGAAAGcaagaaataaagagaaagcAAAGTTTTGAGGACTATAACACAACATGGCAGGAATAAAGCCCTGAGAGTTTGCTTCTTCAGCTCTCCATCAGCTGTACCTCTCACTCTCTTCCTCTTTTAATTCCTGGCCGCTCAGTAATGTCCTTGACTGGGTCCCCATCTCCAACCCATCCCCAGGCACACCACTTAGCAAACCCCCGATTGCAGATTCTGCCTCCCCCTGAAAGTCGGACTCCTCTACCTTCACCTGGCCCGACTCGGATAGGAACCCCTCCCCTTCGTCGAAGGCGTACCCATACGTATCGTCCATGTCGGTGCTGTTCATATTGTTGCTGGTGCTGCTGTCGTAGGTAGGGGGCATGCCAGCCGCAGCTAGCCTCTCACAGCGAGCCTGATGCCGCAGGAAACTATCCCTCCAGATCACCTTCTTCCCACAGAGGCTGCACTCGTAAGGCCTCAGGCCACCATGGGTCTTCAGATGCTTGGTGAGATGGTGCTTCATCTTGAAGGTCTTGGCACAGACAGGGCAAGCGAAGGGACGCAGGTTAAGGTGCTGCATTTTGACGTGTCGATCCCGCATGCTTTTCAACGTGTAGGCCTTGCCGCAGTGACAGAAGTGGACCTTCCCTGAGTAGGGAGCACCAGCGAGGGAGAGTGATGAAGAGGAAGGgatgggaggggaggaggaaggtgggAAAGGAGCAGAGGCCGGAGGGATGTGACGGCTGCTCCCAGGTGCTGCTGCACCTCCAGGGCTCTGGGTGGCAATGCTCAAAGGAGGCCACGTTAACTCAGGAGGCCCCATATGGTACTCATTGTCATCAGATGGGGATGCAGGGACTAATGGTCTCTGGGACACCTGCCCAGTGCCATCTTCAATCTCGTCATAGGTATCCCCACCGAAAGCCACTCCACCTCCTTCTGAAAAACGTCCAAAATCcacttcttcctcctcctcctcgtcctcttcttcctctccttccagTGGCCTGCTTCCTTGCTGCATCCAGGGATTCGCCTGCCACTGCACCCGAGCAGGAAGTGCCGGGCCCGGGCAGGAAGAACCAGGTCCCAGTGCCTCAACGTCTCCCTCGGTTACACCCCGAAGAGACCCAACACTGGTCTCCTTCTCAACCTCTCGTTCCCCCTTTGGCACAGCTTCAGGATCTTCTCCTTCATCCACCtgctctgcttcttctccctgATATACACTGGTTGGGTACTCTCCTACAGcaccagagagagagacagaaggaaAACACTAGTGTTAAGACACTAATAGTGGACTTACaagtttacatgtacatgtcatGTATTACATGTATGACAACTAAATCCACAATCAGAACTAATTCCATACACACGGACTTCAAAACACTAATGTAATATGGCAGCTCTTCAATAACCATGCTAAATATAAGCATAGTTTAGTAAAGCAGAAGACATAttgtccattcatccattatcagtaaccacttgtccagtgcagggttgtgatgTAGGTTACATCCTGGATGGGGCACTAGTCCCATGACAAGGCAATAGCACACCCATGCACTCACAAAGTcgcacactaagggcaattcacctgaaacacacatctttgaactgtaggagaaaaccagagcacctggaggaaaagcaCATGAACAAAGGaataacatgtaaactccatgcagactgggCTGGATCTGAAGAAACATGTGAATCCACAACCcactgctacctgctgagccactgtgctgccttgaATATATAGTAGACACACTAAAACAAATTAAGGTCATTTATTTGTGGGATTAATTACTCCTGCTGTTGCTACTGATCGGTTCAACACATGGCAACAGATCAAGGTGAATGAACgtaaccagagcacacaggaATGCTAATACAGTTAAGGACATTTTTGGCTACAAGAGGATGTTTGCCTTATTTGTTTATTGACTCAGTTTTACTTACTTACCACTGACTCAAAAGGCAGACTAACTCATAGTAAACCACATCTTATTACTACACTAAATGGACGGTGGGACAACATCCCAGGCAAAGATGGTCCTCTAAGCAGGGAACACACAGTGTGATCATGGAAATAACGGATTCATCTTCTACTTACTAGACTGTCCTGCCCTCTCTGTTCCCtccatctcttcttcctccaCCTGTTCCCCCATTCCTTCATCTGCTTCTGTCCCTCTTTCCCCCATCTTCTTTCCCTGAAGTTCTCCATCTGTTTCCTCAAATCCCTGCTGACCACCATCCacacttcctctctctcttgctcGTCCCCCAAGCTTCTGGAAGTCCTCCATTGTACAATTCGGCTGCAGCCCTTTCGGCCGGACTCTTGGCCTCAGCCTTCCGGCCTCGTTCGCATATCCAGTGGGATTGTGGGTACCGCCCCTGCTTCCTTGTTCAAAGGCAGTTCTGTAAGGATTAGCACCATCGTGACTGCGAGGGCTTGCTTTGCTACTGCTGGTCATCCACACCTCCTCACAGCTGGAGTAGTCACTCTCTGTCCCCTGGTTGGGGTCGAGCTGAGAGTCAGCCGAAGACTGAGGGGGCAGGGATGGGGGAGGCAGCGCTTGTGTTGCTGGTCGAGGGCGGCTCCACCGCGGGAACTGTGGGCGTCTCCAGGTGGCCAGAGGAGGCAAGGAGCCTTGGTCTGGCCCATGAGTTCTTTTCTCTGGGGTAGGAGGTCCAGCTTGCCCCCTCTCCTTGGGCTCCACCCCACGCTGCCGCTCCCTATCCCGCTCCCGCTCCGTGTAGAGGCAATCGGTGCTGCTTGGGGACTGTTGCCTGGAGGGGGCGCTGTTCGGGTTGCTGCTGTGGTTTGttgcaccccccaccaccctcgGCTTCTTTAGGATCTCCGTGCATTTGTCCACAATGTGCCACATCTGAAGAAAGCTGGCCACCGTCACGTAGTTGACAATGTCATCGCACACGATGCTCAGATGGCCCGTATAGGCCGAGCTCAACACGCTCTCGAAGACCAGGGGGTCCATGACCGACGGGAGAGAGACAGTCGTCACATTTTTCAGCAGCACCTAAAGGAGAAAAcgaaaaggtgaaaaaaaaaaaaaactgctccccAGCCCAATAATCCAATGAAAAGCTCTGTGAGGAAACAAGACAGTCAGCAGAACAATTTAAGACGGACCTGGTCGTGGAAGTAAGGAGAAGAGGCAGCCATCACACAGCGATGGGCCCGGAAGACCTGGCCCTGCACCTGGATGGACAGATCGCATAGCCGGCCCTCCTCGCGCTGCCGATTCAGACTGTCCAGCACAGCGGTGCGTACGCTGGGGAAGGAGACTTGCACCACCGAGCCGGCGATCCCGGATccactgctgctgcagctgtgatCCATGGGCCTGAAGGGATAGAAAAAACATCTTACTCACAGTACACTTAATTCATTTGGACTGCATGAGAGACTGGAGTAACCTGACAACCATTACAATTCAAAACCACAGCTCGTCTCCTATTCGATTCCCTAAACTGTCAGATTTGGTCTCCTCGAGTAGTCTTCTCCACACACATCAAGCGGACACAATTTGTATCTTGAAATGCGTAACGAGCTATCAAGTCACACTCAAGAGTAACGAGAACAGAACTCTCAATTCAAAATACAGGTCCCGACAACGTCAAAACACAAGGTGAGATGACTCCCAACCACACGCGGCGTGGCTTCTCCTGCaggttgctctggaggaaaacaTCCGCTGAACAAATGCACGTAAATTTCAATGTTTCGTAGCTGTAAGACACCTTAGAAGCAACTCCCAGGAAACTTGTTACTGATCATAGCGTAAAATCATCACcaatcataataatataataatgcatgagagagagtgtgttccgccgatgtatgggtgagtgacccattgtaagtatctagcagtgtaagtcttccgagtgctctggtttcctcccacagtttaaaaTGAAGTTGTGAAACACAGAATTATCTTGAACGCAGTGTTGCTACAACTGACTGTGTGATTTGATTTAGTATTAATTTACCTCAAATGATATTTTATGAAGAGCTCAGCAGCGTTATGACTGATGACAGAAATAACAATGTATCAATTGTCTCTTTAGGTAGTGCTGCAATAAGAGTAATAATGTGGTTCATATAGGCGCTTTAGAAGCACTTTCATTataaatgtcaacatttaaCTACAACAATAAATGAGTACAATCTTATTTAATAAACACTTGCTCAGAGCAAGTGAATCATGAAATGGGGtgaaaaaagagcacaaaattGTATTGTGTATAAGAAAATATTGTGAACGTGTGTCCAGAGCTGTCATGATATTCTGGAATTGAgtttaaattctgttttctgtgtgaAAGAAGAGGCAGAAATACCGACCAGTATTGGACAGAATGTGTCAAACTGGCTCTTTAACATCAATATTCAATACATacatgagaaaataaaagcatatgTCGTCTGAAAAGTGAAGGTTAAAGAAGAAAACGTAGAAATGCG
This genomic interval from Scleropages formosus chromosome 23, fSclFor1.1, whole genome shotgun sequence contains the following:
- the LOC108930349 gene encoding zinc finger and BTB domain-containing protein 22-like isoform X2, which translates into the protein MDHSCSSSGSGIAGSVVQVSFPSVRTAVLDSLNRQREEGRLCDLSIQVQGQVFRAHRCVMAASSPYFHDQVLLKNVTTVSLPSVMDPLVFESVLSSAYTGHLSIVCDDIVNYVTVASFLQMWHIVDKCTEILKKPRVVGGATNHSSNPNSAPSRQQSPSSTDCLYTERERDRERQRGVEPKERGQAGPPTPEKRTHGPDQGSLPPLATWRRPQFPRWSRPRPATQALPPPSLPPQSSADSQLDPNQGTESDYSSCEEVWMTSSSKASPRSHDGANPYRTAFEQGSRGGTHNPTGYANEAGRLRPRVRPKGLQPNCTMEDFQKLGGRARERGSVDGGQQGFEETDGELQGKKMGERGTEADEGMGEQVEEEEMEGTERAGQSREYPTSVYQGEEAEQVDEGEDPEAVPKGEREVEKETSVGSLRGVTEGDVEALGPGSSCPGPALPARVQWQANPWMQQGSRPLEGEEEEDEEEEEEVDFGRFSEGGGVAFGGDTYDEIEDGTGQVSQRPLVPASPSDDNEYHMGPPELTWPPLSIATQSPGGAAAPGSSRHIPPASAPFPPSSSPPIPSSSSLSLAGAPYSGKVHFCHCGKAYTLKSMRDRHVKMQHLNLRPFACPVCAKTFKMKHHLTKHLKTHGGLRPYECSLCGKKVIWRDSFLRHQARCERLAAAGMPPTYDSSTSNNMNSTDMDDTYGLRQVTLSSSTFAPVGSAVGRDHSRPRRIDCT
- the LOC108930349 gene encoding zinc finger and BTB domain-containing protein 22-like isoform X1; translation: MDHSCSSSGSGIAGSVVQVSFPSVRTAVLDSLNRQREEGRLCDLSIQVQGQVFRAHRCVMAASSPYFHDQVLLKNVTTVSLPSVMDPLVFESVLSSAYTGHLSIVCDDIVNYVTVASFLQMWHIVDKCTEILKKPRVVGGATNHSSNPNSAPSRQQSPSSTDCLYTERERDRERQRGVEPKERGQAGPPTPEKRTHGPDQGSLPPLATWRRPQFPRWSRPRPATQALPPPSLPPQSSADSQLDPNQGTESDYSSCEEVWMTSSSKASPRSHDGANPYRTAFEQGSRGGTHNPTGYANEAGRLRPRVRPKGLQPNCTMEDFQKLGGRARERGSVDGGQQGFEETDGELQGKKMGERGTEADEGMGEQVEEEEMEGTERAGQSREYPTSVYQGEEAEQVDEGEDPEAVPKGEREVEKETSVGSLRGVTEGDVEALGPGSSCPGPALPARVQWQANPWMQQGSRPLEGEEEEDEEEEEEVDFGRFSEGGGVAFGGDTYDEIEDGTGQVSQRPLVPASPSDDNEYHMGPPELTWPPLSIATQSPGGAAAPGSSRHIPPASAPFPPSSSPPIPSSSSLSLAGAPYSGKVHFCHCGKAYTLKSMRDRHVKMQHLNLRPFACPVCAKTFKMKHHLTKHLKTHGGLRPYECSLCGKKVIWRDSFLRHQARCERLAAAGMPPTYDSSTSNNMNSTDMDDTYGYAFDEGEGFLSESGQVKVEESDFQGEAESAIGGLLSGVPGDGLEMGTQSRTLLSGQELKEEESERYS